The proteins below come from a single Candidatus Binatus sp. genomic window:
- a CDS encoding DUF992 domain-containing protein gives MNSKVRGMIVGVSLALAFAAIAPSVQAQPAPPPAAAASGGAAVRAGYLTCHVSAGWGFIFGSSRKLNCSYAMQPGYTEYYTGSITKFGADIGYLSSGVILWAVMAPTTNLGQGALAGHYGGATASAAVGVGAGANVLVGGFNSSVALQPVSIEGQNGLNVAAGVAEMTLVFNKEKPAKSTP, from the coding sequence TCGAAAGTACGTGGGATGATTGTGGGAGTTAGCCTGGCGCTCGCATTCGCGGCGATTGCGCCCTCGGTGCAGGCTCAGCCGGCCCCGCCGCCAGCAGCGGCCGCGAGCGGTGGCGCTGCGGTTCGCGCAGGCTACTTGACCTGTCATGTGTCGGCGGGATGGGGTTTTATTTTCGGCTCGTCGCGCAAACTCAATTGCTCGTATGCGATGCAGCCGGGATACACCGAATACTACACCGGCTCGATCACCAAGTTCGGCGCTGACATCGGCTATCTGTCGTCGGGCGTGATCCTGTGGGCGGTCATGGCCCCGACCACGAATCTCGGCCAGGGCGCGTTGGCAGGCCATTACGGCGGCGCGACGGCGAGCGCAGCAGTCGGAGTTGGCGCTGGCGCGAACGTGCTGGTCGGCGGCTTCAATAGCTCGGTAGCGCTGCAGCCGGTATCGATCGAAGGACAGAACGGATTGAACGTAGCGGCGGGCGTCGCCGAGATGACCCTGGTGTTCAACAAAGAGAAGCCGGCCAAGAGCACTCCGTGA